From Nicotiana tabacum cultivar K326 chromosome 20, ASM71507v2, whole genome shotgun sequence, one genomic window encodes:
- the LOC107769683 gene encoding 31 kDa ribonucleoprotein, chloroplastic → MSCATKPIIKPSSMATNSCLISLPPLFATTTKSKSFAYPYLSNTLKPIKLLHLSCTYSPCILSPKKKTSVSALQEEENTLILDGQGQESGDLFNFEPSGEETEEEGFVEAVGDAGESDEVEADEEEEEFQEPPEDAKLFVGNLPYDVDSEGLARLFEQAGVVEIAEVIYNRDTDQSRGFGFVTMSTVEEAEKAVEMYNRYDVNGRLLTVNKAARRGERPERPPRTFEQSYRIYVGNIPWGIDDARLEQLFSEHGKVVSARVVYDRETGRSRGFGFVTMASEAEMSDAIANLDGQSLDGRTIRVNVAEDRSRRNTF, encoded by the exons ATGTCGTGTGCAACAAAGCCAATAATCAAGCCTTCATCCATGGCAACGAACAGTTGCCTCATTTCTCTTCCTCCCCTCTTTGCCACCACCACAAAATCCAAATCTTTTGCTTACCCATATCTCTCAAACACATTAAAACCCATTAAACTCCTCCACCTTTCTTGCACTTATTCTCCTTGTATCTTATCCCCAAAAAAGAAAACATCAGTTTCTGCACTGCAAGAAGAAGAAAACACCCTTATCCTTGACGGCCAAGGACAAGAATCTGGAGACTTGTTTAACTTTGAACCTAGTGGTGAAGAAACAGAAGAAGAAGGGTTTGTAGAGGCAGTTGGAGATGCTGGGGAGAGTGATGAGGTTGAAGCAGacgaggaggaggaggagtttcAAGAACCACCTGAAGATGCTAAGTTGTTTGTTGGGAATTTACCTTATGATGTAGACAGTGAAGGGCTGGCTCGGCTTTTTGAGCAGGCTGGTGTTGTTGAGATTGCTGAG GTTATTTACAATAGGGACACTGATCAAAGTCGTGGATTTGGTTTTGTGACAATGAGTACGGTGGAAGAAGCTGAGAAAGCTGTGGAAATGTACAATCGTTAT GATGTCAATGGAAGACTCTTGACAGTCAACAAAGCTGCTCGTAGAGGAGAGCGACCTGAGCGTCCGCCTCGGACATTTGAACAGTCTTACAGGATCTACGTAGGCAATATCCCATGGGGCATTGATGATGCACGCCTTGAGCAACTGTTCAGTGAACATGGTAAAGTAGTAAGTGCTCGGGTAGTTTATGACAGAGAAACTGGCCGGTCGCGAGGTTTTGGTTTTGTTACGATGGCAAGTGAAGCTGAAATGAGTGATGCAATTGCAAACCTTGATGGACAG AGTTTGGATgggaggacaatcagggtaaaTGTTGCTGAAGATAGATCCAGGCGCAACACGTTTTGA